A genome region from Erigeron canadensis isolate Cc75 chromosome 3, C_canadensis_v1, whole genome shotgun sequence includes the following:
- the LOC122591539 gene encoding uncharacterized protein LOC122591539 has protein sequence MESFSMLADVARDHEIEMSRVDEGVLKRRYEDVNSPNKRSRQDSGSGNHSNRRNVPFCRQCKKNHSGVCRAADKGCYTCGKSGHTSRECRSKPQKPLICFKCFEEGHMRSSCPKLTEEERLEERSREVERKNSQVHGNPRGRSFQLTVEQARDSDDVVTGTFLVYNVPMRILFDSGANRSFVATRVIHVIPVSKSCLENTLQVEVGNGRIELVKDVYEGCEIKISSELFQANLIPFPMGEFDIILGMDWLSSCNTKIACDEKAVYLKTSKGEDLVVYGDRKERSIHVCTFARAKRYISHWCHAYLAHIVDVEKKPSSIQDIPVVNEFADVFPEDLSGIPPERQVEFSIDLIPGANPNAKAPYRLAPT, from the coding sequence ATGGAGTCTTTCTCCATGTTGGCGGACGTAGCCCGGGATCATGAAATTGAGATGTCAAGGGTTGATGAAGGTGtgttgaaaagaaggtatgAAGATGTGAATTCTCCAAACAAGCGGTCTAGACAAGATAGTGGTTCCGGGAACCACTCAAACAGAAGAAATGTCCCTTTTTGTCGTCAATGCAAGAAAAATCATTCTGGAGTATGTAGGGCGGCGGACAAGGGTTGTTATACTTGTGGGAAGTCGGGGCACACTAGTCGGGAATGTAGGTCTAAACCTCAAAAACCCCTTATATGCTTCAAGTGCTTTGAGGAGGGTCATATGAGAAGCTCGTGCCCTAAGTTGACCGAGGAGGAGAGGCTAGAAGAGAGAAGTCGGGAGGTGGAGAGAAAGAACTCCCAAGTTCATGGAAACCCACGTGGAAGATCTTTTCAACTCACGGTGGAACAAGCAAGAGACTCGGATGATGTCGTCACAGGTACATTCCTTGTATATAATGTGCCTATGcgaattctctttgattcaggggcgaatagatcatttgttgcaACTAGAGTAATTCATGTTATTCCCGTGTCTAAGTCATGTCTAGAAAACACTTTGCAAGTTGAGGTTGGTAATGGTAGGATAGAATTAGTGAAGGATGTGTATGAAGGGTGTGAGATCAAAATTTCGTCAGAACTTTTTCAAGCTAATCTAATTCCTTTCCCAATGGGAGAGTTTGACATAATTttggggatggattggttgagctcttgcAACACCAAGATCGCGTGTGATGAAAAAGCGGTATATTTGAAGACCTCTAAGGGCGAAGATTTGGTAGTTTATGGTGATAGGAAAGAACGTTCAATACACGTGTGCACTTTTGCTCGTGCCAAGCGTTACATATCGCATTGGTGCCATGCTTACCTTGCTCACATCGTTGATGTTGAGAAGAAACCCTCGTCTATCCAAGACATTCCTGTTGTTAATGAGTTCGCCGATGTTTTTCCCGAAGACTTGTCGGGCATTCCTCCTGAACGGCAAGTTGAGTTTTCTATTGATCTCATTCCGGGGGCTAACCCCAATGCTAAGGCTCCTTACCGTTTGGCTCCAACATAa